One window of Cellulomonas shaoxiangyii genomic DNA carries:
- a CDS encoding DUF1003 domain-containing protein encodes MADRLDQPRESRRTLLPRVRVGEDASGRVSESVARFLGTPRFILYLTLFCALWLAWNADWGPERLRFDDPANGFTALTLMLSLQASYAAPLILLAQNRQTDRDRVQAEQDRQRAERNLADTEFLAREMASLRIALSEVATRDFVRSELRNLLEDLATEQAGAGDEPGPDSPRGDARHRSTDR; translated from the coding sequence GTGGCTGACCGTCTGGACCAGCCGCGCGAGAGCCGACGCACGCTCCTGCCGCGCGTCCGGGTCGGCGAGGACGCGTCCGGGCGGGTGTCGGAGTCGGTCGCGCGCTTCCTCGGCACGCCGCGCTTCATCCTCTACCTGACGCTGTTCTGCGCGCTCTGGCTCGCGTGGAACGCGGACTGGGGTCCCGAGCGGCTCCGCTTCGACGACCCGGCGAACGGGTTCACCGCCCTCACGCTCATGCTGTCGCTGCAGGCGTCGTACGCCGCGCCCCTGATCCTGCTCGCGCAGAACCGGCAGACGGACCGCGACCGTGTGCAGGCGGAGCAGGACCGGCAGCGCGCCGAGCGCAACCTCGCCGACACCGAGTTCCTGGCGCGCGAGATGGCGTCGCTGCGCATCGCGCTGTCCGAGGTGGCGACGCGCGACTTCGTGCGCTCGGAGCTGCGCAACCTGCTCGAGGACCTGGCGACGGAGCAGGCGGGCGCGGGCGACGAGCCCGGGCCGGACAGCCCGCGCGGGGACGCGCGGCACCGCTCGACCGACCGCTGA
- a CDS encoding magnesium transporter MgtE N-terminal domain-containing protein, producing MSSVGTRVFVARLAGTRVFDPLGDEVGRVRDVVVLARLTGGPRAVGLVVEVPGRRRVFLPLTRVTSIDAGQVISTGLVNMRRFEQRASETLVMGELLDRTVELLDGSGSATVEDVAMEQQRSGDWHVTKVFVRRADHRPGLLRRRGETLLVPVEQVQGLGRPTGAQGAELLLAQYDDMKAADLADVLHELGITRRLEVASALDDERLADVLEELPEDDQVAILRALELPRAADVLEAMQPDDAADLLGELPQEQVAQLLELMEPDEAKDVRRLLAYEDNTAGGLMTTEPVILGPETSIAAALAHVRRQDLNPALASLVFVARPPLETPTGRFIGVVHLQRMLREAPHESIGQIVDTDIEPVSADAPLLTVTRRLATYNLLALPVVDEQRRLLGAVSVDDVLDHLLPADWRETDDVNAGPLTTRPAARRGGLRG from the coding sequence GTGAGCAGCGTCGGGACCAGGGTGTTCGTCGCGCGCCTCGCCGGTACGAGAGTCTTCGACCCGCTCGGGGACGAGGTCGGGCGGGTGCGCGACGTCGTCGTGCTCGCGCGCCTCACGGGCGGGCCGCGCGCCGTCGGCCTCGTGGTCGAGGTGCCCGGCCGCCGCCGCGTCTTCCTGCCGCTCACGCGCGTCACCAGCATCGACGCCGGGCAGGTCATCTCGACCGGCCTGGTGAACATGCGCCGGTTCGAGCAGCGCGCGTCCGAGACGCTGGTGATGGGCGAGCTCCTCGACCGCACGGTCGAGCTGCTCGACGGCTCGGGGTCCGCGACCGTCGAGGACGTCGCGATGGAGCAGCAGCGCAGCGGTGACTGGCACGTGACCAAGGTGTTCGTGCGCCGGGCGGACCACCGCCCCGGCCTGCTGCGCCGGCGCGGGGAGACGCTGCTGGTCCCCGTCGAGCAGGTGCAGGGCCTGGGCCGGCCGACGGGCGCGCAGGGCGCCGAGCTGCTCCTCGCCCAGTACGACGACATGAAGGCCGCCGACCTGGCCGACGTGCTGCACGAGCTGGGCATCACGCGCCGGCTCGAGGTCGCGAGCGCGCTGGACGACGAGCGCCTCGCCGACGTCCTCGAGGAGCTCCCGGAGGACGACCAGGTCGCGATCCTGCGTGCCCTCGAGCTGCCGCGCGCCGCCGACGTCCTCGAGGCCATGCAGCCCGACGACGCCGCCGACCTGCTCGGTGAGCTCCCGCAGGAGCAGGTCGCCCAGCTCCTCGAGCTCATGGAGCCCGACGAGGCGAAGGACGTGCGCCGCCTGCTCGCGTACGAGGACAACACCGCGGGCGGCCTCATGACGACCGAGCCGGTCATCCTCGGTCCCGAGACGTCGATCGCGGCCGCCCTCGCGCACGTCCGCCGCCAGGACCTCAACCCCGCGCTCGCGTCGCTCGTCTTCGTCGCGCGCCCGCCGCTCGAGACGCCCACCGGCCGGTTCATCGGGGTGGTGCACCTGCAGCGGATGCTGCGCGAGGCGCCGCACGAGTCCATCGGGCAGATCGTCGACACGGACATCGAGCCGGTGTCCGCCGACGCGCCGCTGCTGACGGTGACGCGCCGGCTCGCGACGTACAACCTGCTCGCCCTGCCGGTCGTCGACGAGCAGCGCCGCCTGCTCGGCGCGGTCTCCGTGGACGACGTGCTGGACCACCTGCTGCCGGCCGACTGGCGCGAGACGGACGACGTCAACGCCGGCCCGCTGACGACGCGGCCGGCGGCCCGGCGAGGTGGCCTCCGTGGCTGA
- a CDS encoding siderophore-interacting protein, whose protein sequence is MTRSSTMLTPETHRLLRGEVLARWRVSPHMLRVTVGGGDLADGFAARGFDQWFRLFVPRPGQDELHLPPGVDLRGYARYVTMPESRRPLLRNYTVRGTRPGEIDIDLVAHGALDAATVSAAGWAARCEVGSPMALLDEGVTFAADGTQDWTLVVAEESGLPAALGVLASLPRDARGLAFLEVPTVEDVQPVDAPERVEVRWLVRADARAVPGALALRTVAAAALPPGRPYVFVVGEQALPQGVRRHLVAAGVAKPDIAFCGYWKHGGRPAR, encoded by the coding sequence GTGACCCGCTCCAGCACGATGCTCACGCCCGAGACCCACCGCCTCCTGCGCGGCGAGGTGCTCGCCCGGTGGCGGGTCAGCCCGCACATGCTGCGGGTGACCGTCGGCGGCGGGGACCTCGCCGACGGCTTCGCGGCCCGCGGGTTCGACCAGTGGTTCCGCCTGTTCGTGCCCCGGCCCGGCCAGGACGAGCTGCACCTGCCGCCCGGTGTGGACCTCAGGGGCTACGCGCGCTACGTGACGATGCCGGAGTCGCGGCGCCCGCTGCTGCGCAACTACACGGTGCGCGGGACCCGGCCGGGCGAGATCGACATCGACCTCGTGGCGCACGGCGCGCTCGACGCCGCGACCGTGAGCGCGGCCGGGTGGGCGGCACGCTGCGAGGTCGGGAGCCCGATGGCGCTGCTGGACGAGGGCGTGACGTTCGCGGCGGACGGCACGCAGGACTGGACGCTCGTCGTCGCCGAGGAGTCGGGGCTGCCCGCCGCGCTGGGCGTGCTCGCGTCGCTGCCGCGCGACGCACGTGGCCTGGCGTTCCTCGAGGTGCCGACGGTCGAGGACGTCCAGCCCGTCGACGCGCCGGAGCGGGTGGAGGTGCGCTGGCTGGTGCGTGCCGACGCCCGGGCGGTGCCGGGCGCCCTCGCGCTGCGCACGGTGGCCGCCGCGGCCCTGCCGCCCGGGCGCCCGTACGTCTTCGTCGTCGGCGAGCAGGCGCTGCCCCAGGGTGTGCGCCGCCACCTCGTCGCCGCGGGCGTCGCCAAGCCGGACATCGCGTTCTGCGGCTACTGGAAGCACGGCGGCCGACCGGCCCGGTGA
- a CDS encoding general stress protein — MAFSQSGRIPSTPTLPTGEPVASYQTYLEAQKAVDVLADKAFPVQHVTIVGTDLRMVERVIRRLSYPSAALGGFASGAWFGLFVGLLLTLFSPPNSASVLLPAILFGGAFGLLFSVITYAMTRNRRDFASASQIVATSYSVLCHAEHAHQARAILQEVGGVVSGWPAAPPQPVGPRPSDPAASYPTQPPAPPHPGTAPPTGPQPPPQA; from the coding sequence ATGGCCTTCTCGCAGTCCGGTCGCATCCCGAGCACGCCGACGCTGCCCACGGGTGAGCCGGTGGCGTCGTACCAGACGTACCTCGAGGCCCAGAAGGCCGTCGACGTCCTCGCCGACAAGGCGTTCCCGGTGCAGCACGTGACGATCGTCGGCACCGACCTGCGCATGGTCGAGCGCGTGATCCGGCGTCTGTCGTACCCGAGCGCCGCGCTCGGCGGGTTCGCGTCCGGCGCGTGGTTCGGCCTGTTCGTCGGCCTGCTGCTCACGCTGTTCTCGCCGCCGAACAGCGCGAGCGTCCTGCTGCCCGCGATCCTCTTCGGCGGGGCGTTCGGGCTGCTGTTCTCCGTCATCACGTACGCGATGACGCGCAACCGGCGCGACTTCGCCTCGGCCAGCCAGATCGTCGCGACGTCGTACTCGGTGCTGTGCCACGCCGAGCACGCGCACCAGGCCCGCGCGATCCTGCAGGAGGTCGGCGGCGTCGTCTCCGGCTGGCCCGCCGCGCCGCCCCAGCCCGTCGGCCCGCGGCCGTCGGACCCCGCGGCGTCGTACCCCACGCAGCCCCCGGCGCCCCCGCATCCCGGCACGGCGCCGCCGACGGGCCCGCAGCCGCCGCCCCAGGCCTGA
- a CDS encoding aminopeptidase P family protein, protein MPASDVPAPEEDQDLAERNANRSHRPQSERFLEFISSGWGDRAPSTAGRAPAADFTAARRSRLSALFPGARLVVPAGTFRVRSNDTDFRFRPHAAFTHLTGLGQEQEPDAVLVLHPVDDGTGDDGSAHRAVLYMNPLAGRDTPEFFSDSRYGEFWVGARPTLDEVATTTGIATAHLDDLRDALAKDVGAGGVELLVVPEADATVEAVVAEIRAQEESGERDARLAEALSELRLVKDAHEVEQMRTAVDATIDGFAHMVRALPAAVAHRRGERVLEGVFIGHARQEGNDVGYTTIAAAGEHATTLHWTDNDGRVEPGQLVLIDAGVEADSLYTADVTRTLPVDGTFTDVQRRVYQAVLDAADAGFAAAVPGARFRDVHDAAMRVLAARLADWGLLPVTAEESLLPENQHHRRWMVHGTSHHLGLDVHDCAQARAELYLDGVLEPGMVFTIEPGLYFKSDDLLVPQELRGIGVRIEDDVLITADGNENLSAALPRDPDAVEAWMASVRRG, encoded by the coding sequence GTGCCCGCGTCGGACGTCCCCGCGCCCGAGGAGGACCAGGACCTGGCCGAGCGCAACGCGAACCGGTCCCACCGCCCCCAGTCGGAGCGGTTCCTCGAGTTCATCAGCTCGGGGTGGGGCGACCGTGCACCCAGCACCGCCGGGCGCGCGCCGGCTGCGGACTTCACGGCCGCGCGCCGCTCGCGGCTGTCGGCGCTGTTCCCCGGCGCCCGGCTCGTCGTGCCGGCCGGCACGTTCCGCGTCCGCTCCAACGACACCGACTTCCGGTTCCGCCCGCACGCGGCGTTCACGCACCTGACGGGTCTGGGCCAGGAGCAGGAGCCGGACGCGGTCCTCGTGCTGCACCCCGTGGACGACGGCACGGGCGACGACGGGTCGGCGCACCGCGCGGTCCTGTACATGAACCCGCTCGCGGGCCGCGACACCCCCGAGTTCTTCTCCGACTCCCGGTACGGCGAGTTCTGGGTGGGCGCGCGCCCGACGCTCGACGAGGTCGCGACGACGACGGGCATCGCCACCGCGCACCTGGACGACCTGCGCGACGCCCTGGCCAAGGACGTCGGCGCGGGCGGCGTCGAGCTGCTCGTGGTGCCGGAGGCCGACGCCACCGTGGAGGCCGTGGTGGCCGAGATCCGCGCCCAGGAGGAGTCGGGCGAGCGGGACGCGCGCCTGGCCGAGGCGCTCTCGGAGCTGCGCCTGGTCAAGGACGCCCACGAGGTCGAGCAGATGCGCACGGCGGTCGACGCGACGATCGACGGCTTCGCCCACATGGTCCGCGCACTGCCGGCGGCCGTCGCGCACCGCCGCGGCGAGCGGGTGCTGGAGGGCGTCTTCATCGGGCACGCCCGCCAGGAGGGCAACGACGTCGGCTACACGACGATCGCCGCCGCGGGCGAGCACGCGACGACCCTGCACTGGACCGACAACGACGGCCGCGTCGAGCCCGGACAGCTCGTCCTCATCGACGCCGGCGTGGAGGCGGACTCCCTGTACACGGCGGACGTCACGCGCACGCTGCCCGTCGACGGCACGTTCACGGACGTGCAGCGGCGTGTGTACCAGGCGGTCCTCGACGCCGCCGACGCCGGTTTCGCGGCGGCCGTGCCGGGTGCCCGCTTCCGGGACGTGCACGACGCCGCCATGCGCGTGCTCGCGGCCCGCCTCGCCGACTGGGGCCTGCTGCCCGTCACCGCCGAGGAGTCGCTGCTGCCGGAGAACCAGCACCACCGCCGGTGGATGGTGCACGGCACGAGCCACCACCTGGGTCTGGACGTGCACGACTGCGCGCAGGCGCGCGCGGAGCTCTACCTCGACGGCGTGCTCGAGCCGGGCATGGTGTTCACGATCGAGCCGGGCCTGTACTTCAAGTCCGACGACCTGCTCGTCCCGCAGGAGCTGCGGGGCATCGGCGTGCGCATCGAGGACGACGTCCTGATCACCGCGGACGGCAACGAGAACCTCAGCGCCGCGCTGCCGCGGGACCCCGACGCCGTGGAGGCGTGGATGGCCTCCGTGCGGCGGGGCTGA
- a CDS encoding PHP domain-containing protein: MRIDLHTHSSASDGTERPADLVASARAAGLDVVALTDHDTTAGWDEAAAAARELGIGLVRGTEVSARSRGISVHLLSYLQDPAHPALADELARARDSRVHRAERMVELLARDVPITWADVLDQARDAVAVGRPHIADALVARGVVPDRDAAFAHLLASGGPYHVDHYAPEAPDAVAAIRAAGGVPVFAHPGADARGRVVPDRVFDELAEAGLAGVEVGHRDHTPAQRERLAGIAARLDLLVTGSSDYHGAGKANRLGENLTEPQVLAAITAQGTTPVVGA; the protein is encoded by the coding sequence GTGCGCATCGACCTCCACACGCACTCGTCCGCGTCCGACGGGACCGAGCGCCCCGCCGACCTCGTCGCGTCCGCCCGTGCCGCGGGCCTCGACGTCGTCGCCCTGACCGACCACGACACGACGGCCGGCTGGGACGAGGCGGCCGCCGCGGCCCGCGAGCTCGGGATCGGCCTCGTGCGGGGCACGGAGGTGTCCGCCCGGTCCCGGGGCATCTCCGTGCACCTGCTCAGCTACCTGCAGGACCCCGCCCACCCCGCGCTGGCCGACGAGCTCGCGCGCGCCCGGGACTCGCGCGTGCACCGGGCCGAGCGGATGGTCGAGCTGCTCGCGCGGGACGTCCCGATCACGTGGGCCGACGTGCTCGACCAGGCGCGCGACGCGGTCGCCGTCGGCCGCCCGCACATCGCCGACGCCCTCGTCGCACGGGGTGTGGTGCCCGACCGCGACGCCGCCTTCGCGCACCTGCTCGCGTCGGGCGGGCCCTACCACGTCGACCACTACGCCCCGGAGGCGCCCGACGCCGTCGCGGCGATCCGGGCCGCGGGCGGCGTGCCGGTGTTCGCGCACCCGGGCGCGGACGCACGCGGACGCGTCGTGCCCGACCGGGTCTTCGACGAGCTCGCCGAGGCCGGCCTGGCGGGTGTCGAGGTGGGGCACCGCGACCACACGCCGGCGCAGCGGGAGCGGCTGGCGGGGATCGCCGCCCGCCTCGACCTGCTGGTCACCGGCTCGAGCGACTACCACGGCGCGGGGAAGGCCAACCGCCTGGGGGAGAACCTGACCGAGCCGCAGGTGCTGGCCGCGATCACGGCGCAGGGCACGACCCCGGTGGTGGGCGCGTGA
- a CDS encoding MarC family protein, translating into MSGVVDVQLFISAFVTLFVIMDPPGTVPIFLGLTGSMTRQQRTRAARQAILVAFGVIVGFALVGQSLLDYLHVSLPALQAAGGLLLLLVAMELLTGKMDGSDTQVATQGNVALVPLGTPLLAGPGAIVATMVLVQQAEDPPQWGAIALAVVLVHLCLYLSMRFANAIHRVLKDSGTMLVSRIAGLLLAAIAVQLLADAVLAFAREL; encoded by the coding sequence GTGAGCGGCGTGGTCGACGTGCAGCTGTTCATCTCGGCCTTCGTGACGCTGTTCGTGATCATGGACCCGCCCGGGACCGTGCCGATCTTCCTCGGGCTCACCGGGTCCATGACGCGCCAGCAGCGGACCCGCGCCGCCCGGCAGGCGATCCTCGTGGCGTTCGGCGTCATCGTCGGGTTCGCCCTCGTCGGGCAGTCGCTGCTCGACTACCTGCACGTGTCGCTGCCCGCCCTGCAGGCGGCGGGCGGGCTGCTCCTGCTGCTGGTCGCGATGGAGCTGCTCACCGGCAAGATGGACGGCTCGGACACCCAGGTCGCCACGCAGGGGAACGTCGCGCTCGTGCCGCTGGGCACGCCGCTGCTCGCCGGGCCCGGCGCCATCGTCGCGACCATGGTCCTGGTGCAGCAGGCCGAGGACCCGCCGCAGTGGGGCGCCATCGCGCTCGCGGTCGTGCTCGTGCACCTGTGCCTGTACCTGTCGATGCGGTTCGCGAACGCGATCCACCGGGTCCTGAAGGACTCCGGGACGATGCTGGTCAGCCGGATCGCCGGCCTGCTGCTCGCCGCCATCGCGGTGCAGCTGCTCGCCGACGCCGTGCTCGCGTTCGCCCGCGAGCTCTGA